One region of Vallitalea okinawensis genomic DNA includes:
- a CDS encoding DNA-3-methyladenine glycosylase I — MKRCGWVTDDPLYMDYHDHEWGQPVHDDRTHFEFLVLESAQAGLSWITILRKRENYREAYDNFQPEIVATYDTSKLDSLLNNAGIVRNRRKIEASINNAKCFLEVQKEFGTFDRYIWAFVKNQSLIGHWKDLSEVPASTELSDQISKDMKRRGFRFIGTTIIYSYLQAVGIIIDHTIDCFCYQNANK; from the coding sequence TGTGGTTGGGTAACAGATGATCCACTTTATATGGATTACCATGATCATGAATGGGGACAACCTGTACATGATGATCGGACACACTTTGAATTCTTGGTTTTAGAATCTGCTCAAGCAGGCTTAAGTTGGATAACTATTCTAAGAAAGCGTGAAAATTATCGTGAAGCCTATGATAACTTTCAACCTGAAATTGTAGCTACTTATGATACTTCCAAACTAGACAGCTTATTGAATAATGCTGGTATCGTACGTAATCGTCGTAAAATAGAAGCATCAATCAATAACGCTAAGTGCTTTTTAGAAGTCCAAAAAGAATTTGGTACCTTCGACCGCTACATATGGGCATTTGTTAAGAACCAATCCCTTATAGGTCACTGGAAAGATCTCAGTGAAGTTCCTGCTTCTACAGAACTCTCTGATCAAATATCTAAGGATATGAAAAGACGAGGCTTCAGATTTATAGGAACCACTATCATCTATTCCTATCTCCAAGCAGTAGGTATCATTATTGATCATACAATAGACTGCTTTTGTTATCAGAATGCAAATAAATGA